The window CTTTTGATATTGATCGTAGTAGAGGACAGTGGGGATCTGTTGGATTTAGAGTTAGCTCGGGCGTTTGTGTGGCGCCATCATTGTCTCAGCACTGCTCACCTTTTGCTTGGTGTATGAACCCGCACCGGGCCATTCTGTGATGAtgtcctccttggcctcgttgtTGGTAGCGAAAGCGAAAGCGACGCCGGAGAATGTTGTTCCCTATGAATAGCATTTTGTTAGTAAAAAGAAGGcgtcgatttcttcttctctctgtctgtctgtctctctctctctctcatttttttttcttttccattttttcttcccatGGGCCATGTATACCTAGCTCGTATTTCTACTGCCAAGCCATGACCCAGGACATGGATAAGAGCAAAATAAAGTTTGACAGCTGGGAAATCTCAAAGGTCTACTAACAAAATCAATGCCCACAATGAGCTGGGCCTTGCTTCGGCTGGCCCCCTCAACCTCTGCCGCGGGGTTGCCCTGCTGGAACTGTTGCGCAATAGGTCCCCCCCGCAGGCGGTGGTCCAGGAGGGTATCCCGTGGGCTGGCCAAAGCCGGGAGGGCCGCCCTGAGGCATTCCCGGAGGCATCTGGCCCATGGGATTCATGTTTGGCGGATATCCGGTGGGAGCTCCTGTGTTGATCGGGGGAGGGCCTCCCGTCATCTGCGACGGCGGGGTGCGGTTCTGGCCGGTCATGGGACTCGTGCGGCCCATGGGCTGGCCCTGAGACGGTTGCGGATAGCTTCCCGCAGAGTAGCTGGGCGGACGCGCGCCCTGGCCTGGGTGGTTCATCGGGAGGCTGGTGGTGGACGACGCGGCGCCTGGAGGAGGCGTCTGGCCGGGATGCGGTGCCTGGTGTTGAGGTATTTGGGCGGGAGGAGGGGTACCGGCGCTGGTGGGGGGCGCTGGCTGTTGGATGCTGTGGATGCTGGCGACGGACTTGCGT is drawn from Trichoderma atroviride chromosome 7, complete sequence and contains these coding sequences:
- a CDS encoding uncharacterized protein (EggNog:ENOG41); translation: MSSLNSRFKSFGLGKRKSVASIHSIQQPAPPTSAGTPPPAQIPQHQAPHPGQTPPPGAASSTTSLPMNHPGQGARPPSYSAGSYPQPSQGQPMGRTSPMTGQNRTPPSQMTGGPPPINTGAPTGYPPNMNPMGQMPPGMPQGGPPGFGQPTGYPPGPPPAGGTYCATVPAGQPRGRG